The following are encoded in a window of Hymenobacter sp. GOD-10R genomic DNA:
- a CDS encoding TlpA disulfide reductase family protein, which translates to MTRKNLTSWLPIVLFALVLLTPLRPLVLGAMQRGLLATGLWNAAGPVKSTTEMPVLLTGSPAYPHNLPMVTLDGKPVNLSDLKGKVVFVNLWASWCPPCRAEMPGIEALYKKVDHSKVAFVMLSLDDDTAKARKFVQAQGYTFPVYLRTGNLPAPFDSNSIPSTVILGPDGQVAARHDGMAEYDTPEFKAALDKLAKSVR; encoded by the coding sequence ATGACCCGCAAGAATCTCACCTCCTGGCTGCCAATAGTACTGTTTGCTTTGGTTCTGCTCACTCCGTTGCGCCCCCTCGTACTCGGGGCCATGCAGCGCGGCCTGCTGGCCACCGGCCTCTGGAACGCTGCCGGGCCCGTCAAGTCTACCACCGAAATGCCCGTGCTGCTCACCGGCAGTCCCGCCTACCCGCACAATCTGCCGATGGTCACCCTCGACGGCAAGCCCGTGAACCTGAGCGACCTGAAAGGCAAGGTGGTATTCGTGAACCTGTGGGCCAGCTGGTGCCCGCCCTGCCGCGCCGAGATGCCCGGCATCGAAGCGCTGTACAAGAAGGTCGACCACTCGAAAGTGGCCTTCGTGATGCTCTCGCTCGACGACGACACGGCCAAAGCCCGCAAGTTCGTACAGGCCCAGGGCTACACCTTCCCCGTGTACCTGCGCACCGGCAATCTGCCCGCCCCGTTCGATTCCAACTCCATCCCTTCCACCGTCATCCTCGGCCCTGACGGGCAGGTGGCAGCCCGCCACGACGGCATGGCGGAGTACGACACGCCCGAGTTCAAAGCGGCGCTGGATAAGCTGGCGAAGTCGGTGCGTTAA
- a CDS encoding DUF305 domain-containing protein translates to MGQRPPVFTRQRLCAALHKAAYPVLLAGGLLLGSCRSGPEEPADIHAAGPPATMMAALHTMAAHSKALPPGTDLDLYFARLMRENHRAAVAMSALELQQGHDPELRRIAQDIHQAHQQLIFGLDSAIRRIRAQPPAFPTHTMQSDELAKLLEAATNGLHPAAHRSIAKVEAGPDSLNHHHTPKQEDAGTGSIDHDYAALLIPHHQNSITLAHAELELGRDEGLQKIAFLVLKDQQREIELVRAGRQHPNQAKP, encoded by the coding sequence TTGGGTCAGCGTCCCCCTGTTTTCACCAGGCAGCGCCTATGCGCCGCGCTGCACAAAGCGGCATATCCCGTGCTCTTGGCAGGCGGCCTGCTGTTGGGCAGCTGCCGCAGCGGCCCCGAGGAACCGGCCGACATTCACGCGGCCGGGCCCCCGGCCACCATGATGGCCGCCCTGCACACTATGGCCGCGCATTCCAAGGCCCTGCCGCCCGGTACCGACCTGGACCTGTACTTTGCCCGGCTCATGCGCGAAAACCACCGCGCCGCCGTGGCCATGTCCGCCCTGGAACTGCAGCAGGGCCACGACCCGGAACTGCGGCGCATTGCGCAGGACATTCACCAGGCCCACCAGCAACTCATTTTCGGCCTCGACTCGGCCATTCGGCGCATCCGGGCCCAGCCCCCCGCGTTTCCCACGCACACCATGCAGTCGGACGAGCTAGCGAAATTGCTGGAGGCGGCCACCAATGGTCTGCATCCGGCGGCCCATCGCAGCATCGCCAAGGTAGAAGCTGGCCCCGACTCTCTCAACCACCACCACACCCCCAAGCAGGAAGATGCCGGCACCGGTAGCATCGACCACGACTACGCCGCCCTGCTCATACCCCACCACCAGAACTCCATCACGCTGGCCCACGCCGAGCTGGAGCTGGGCCGTGACGAGGGTCTGCAAAAAATAGCCTTTCTTGTCCTGAAAGACCAGCAGCGAGAAATTGAACTGGTGCGGGCGGGGCGGCAGCATCCTAACCAAGCTAAGCCTTGA
- a CDS encoding ZIP family metal transporter, whose translation MWRAPGPKLRSAILHFAAGVIFSVVAVELLPDIVQHHAPYEVALGFGLGVATMLGLRYFTQRLEKKEEPGEAGNEPAAGASATALPGAASLPWGLLVAIGIDILIDGLLLGIGFAAGAKEGTLLAIALTIELLSLGLATAIELRQDGHGKGRAVAIVAGTSLMLLVGAGIGTTVLRGATGNMLEIVLSFGLAALLFLVTEELLTEAHEETETPLLTLAFFVGFLLFLILGMVA comes from the coding sequence GTGTGGCGGGCCCCGGGCCCGAAGCTGCGCAGCGCCATTCTGCACTTCGCGGCGGGCGTCATCTTCTCGGTTGTGGCCGTCGAGCTGCTGCCCGACATTGTGCAGCACCACGCACCCTACGAAGTGGCGCTGGGCTTCGGGCTGGGCGTGGCCACCATGCTGGGGCTGCGCTACTTCACCCAGCGCCTCGAAAAGAAAGAGGAGCCCGGAGAAGCCGGCAATGAGCCAGCGGCTGGCGCTAGTGCTACGGCGCTACCCGGCGCGGCCTCCCTACCTTGGGGCCTGCTGGTGGCCATCGGCATCGATATTCTCATTGACGGACTGCTGCTGGGCATCGGCTTTGCGGCGGGTGCGAAGGAAGGCACCCTGCTGGCCATTGCCCTCACCATCGAGCTGCTGTCGCTGGGCCTGGCCACGGCCATTGAGTTGCGGCAGGACGGCCACGGCAAGGGCCGGGCCGTCGCGATTGTGGCCGGCACTTCGCTCATGCTGCTGGTCGGGGCGGGCATCGGCACCACGGTGCTGCGCGGGGCCACCGGCAATATGCTGGAAATCGTGCTTTCCTTTGGCCTGGCCGCGCTGCTGTTTCTGGTCACCGAGGAGCTGCTGACCGAAGCGCACGAGGAAACCGAAACTCCGCTGCTCACGCTGGCCTTTTTCGTGGGCTTTCTTCTGTTTCTGATTCTGGGCATGGTTGCCTGA
- a CDS encoding DUF305 domain-containing protein produces the protein MGSRVCRRGRGPAGHSQRRADSAHGLHQQSSKRQTIGHQALTEARNMKLPPFLLVLLLGVSLFIGSCNSKHDTDKHELEVHAGAKPKPAPVAAPPALGDTLRLLAQQLDTVRRLGCWDEDFARLMSVHHAGAQRLAAVEVASGKDSTLRALAQHVLKGHERDNHVLTLALTRQPPAGQEYRPGNARDPFVRRITAALAPLRQPPPLPGTVDADFATLMQVHHQTGVALAQTELAFGKDAEVRNAARQIVRDEQAEIKQYQRWLKTHAATPIP, from the coding sequence GTGGGAAGCCGTGTTTGCCGACGTGGGCGTGGCCCTGCTGGCCATTCTCAACGCCGTGCGGATTCAGCGCATGGACTTCACCAGCAAAGCAGCAAGCGCCAAACCATAGGCCATCAGGCACTCACTGAAGCACGAAACATGAAGCTTCCACCCTTTTTACTGGTCCTGCTGCTCGGTGTCAGCCTGTTCATCGGCAGCTGCAACTCCAAGCACGACACTGATAAGCACGAGTTGGAGGTGCACGCCGGCGCGAAGCCCAAGCCGGCTCCCGTGGCCGCGCCCCCGGCCCTGGGCGACACCCTGCGGCTGCTCGCGCAGCAGCTCGATACGGTGCGCCGCCTCGGGTGCTGGGACGAGGACTTTGCCCGCTTGATGAGCGTGCACCACGCCGGAGCCCAGCGCCTGGCCGCGGTAGAAGTCGCCAGTGGCAAAGATTCCACCCTGCGCGCCCTGGCCCAGCACGTGCTCAAAGGGCATGAGCGCGACAACCACGTGCTGACGCTGGCCCTGACCCGGCAGCCGCCGGCGGGCCAGGAGTACCGGCCGGGCAACGCCCGGGACCCGTTCGTGCGCCGCATCACGGCCGCGCTGGCTCCCCTGCGCCAGCCGCCGCCCCTGCCCGGCACCGTCGATGCCGATTTTGCCACGCTTATGCAGGTGCACCACCAAACCGGGGTGGCCCTGGCCCAAACGGAGCTGGCCTTTGGCAAGGACGCGGAAGTGAGAAACGCCGCCCGCCAGATTGTGCGCGACGAGCAGGCCGAAATCAAGCAGTACCAGCGCTGGCTCAAGACCCACGCGGCAACTCCTATTCCCTAA
- a CDS encoding heavy metal translocating P-type ATPase: protein MPEPTSSNTDEPLNTAKQAQPENVGALSRDQLTPEAAAAPQGHDVPGHDHAPADDEDHAGHDHDPGELDIDDDEHDHGPADNNPYLVPGISFALLLIGIALDYYKVGFFSGYVRLAWYGLAFVLVGWKVVKAAVLSIPSGNIFNEFLLMSLATLGAFAIGEYPEGVAVMLFYTVGELFQDAAVNRAKRSIRALLEIQATEVTVVRDGKPLVLDPKAVQVGDVMEVRPGEKVALDGTLNTTAANFNTAALTGESAPQTKQPGEAVLAGMINLESLIQVTVTAAFKDTKLSKILAMVQDAVGRKAKTQQFITKFAKIYTPIVVGLAVLLIVVPYFVVGDYVFRDWLYRALVFLVISCPCALVISIPLGYFGGIGAASKAGILFKGSNFLDVLREIDTVVMDKTGTLTQGIFAVQQVQPAAGTTPEQLLRLVGALETKSTHPIAKAVVAHVGAAAAGVPVDNVEEIAGHGLRGKVDGRDVLAGNTKLLAKFNVAYPAEVDQVVDSIVVAAVNGQYAGYLTVADAPKEDAARAVQELKADGITKLVMLSGDKDSIVQRVAKELGITEAHGGLLPEDKAKYVQQYLTEGRKLAFVGDGVNDAPVVALADVGIAMGGLGSDATIETADVVIQTDHPSKIATARRIARATHNVVWQNIWLAFIVKGIVLALGAGGVATMWEAVFADVGVALLAILNAVRIQRMDFTSKAASAKP from the coding sequence ATGCCTGAACCTACTTCTTCTAACACCGATGAGCCGTTGAACACGGCCAAGCAGGCGCAGCCCGAAAACGTGGGCGCGCTCAGCCGCGACCAGCTCACGCCCGAAGCCGCCGCCGCGCCCCAGGGCCACGACGTGCCGGGCCACGACCACGCCCCCGCCGACGACGAGGACCACGCCGGCCATGACCACGACCCCGGTGAGTTGGACATAGACGACGACGAGCACGACCACGGCCCGGCCGACAACAACCCCTACCTGGTGCCCGGCATCAGCTTCGCGCTGCTACTCATTGGCATCGCGCTGGACTACTACAAAGTGGGCTTTTTCAGCGGGTACGTGCGCCTGGCCTGGTACGGGCTGGCCTTCGTGCTGGTGGGCTGGAAGGTGGTGAAAGCCGCCGTGCTCAGCATTCCCAGCGGCAACATCTTCAACGAGTTTCTGCTCATGAGCCTGGCCACGCTCGGGGCCTTTGCCATTGGTGAGTACCCGGAGGGCGTGGCCGTGATGCTGTTCTATACCGTGGGCGAGCTGTTTCAGGACGCGGCCGTGAACCGCGCCAAGCGCAGCATCCGGGCCCTGCTCGAAATTCAGGCCACCGAAGTGACGGTGGTGCGCGACGGCAAACCGCTCGTGCTCGACCCCAAAGCGGTGCAGGTGGGCGACGTGATGGAAGTGCGGCCCGGCGAGAAAGTAGCCCTCGACGGGACGCTCAACACCACGGCCGCCAACTTCAACACCGCCGCGCTCACCGGCGAATCAGCTCCCCAAACCAAGCAGCCGGGCGAGGCCGTGCTGGCCGGCATGATTAACCTGGAATCCCTGATTCAGGTGACTGTAACGGCGGCTTTCAAAGACACCAAGCTCTCGAAAATCCTGGCCATGGTGCAGGACGCGGTGGGCCGCAAGGCCAAAACCCAGCAGTTCATCACCAAGTTTGCCAAAATCTACACGCCCATCGTGGTGGGGCTGGCCGTGCTGCTCATCGTGGTGCCCTACTTCGTGGTGGGCGACTACGTGTTCCGCGACTGGCTCTACCGGGCGCTGGTGTTTCTGGTCATTTCCTGCCCCTGCGCGCTGGTTATCAGTATCCCGCTGGGCTACTTCGGCGGCATCGGCGCGGCTTCCAAAGCGGGCATCCTCTTCAAGGGCTCCAACTTCCTCGACGTGCTGCGCGAAATCGACACGGTGGTAATGGACAAGACCGGCACGCTCACCCAGGGCATATTTGCCGTGCAGCAGGTGCAGCCGGCGGCCGGCACCACCCCCGAGCAGCTGCTGCGCCTGGTGGGGGCACTGGAAACCAAATCGACGCACCCCATCGCCAAGGCGGTGGTGGCCCACGTCGGGGCGGCCGCGGCGGGCGTGCCCGTCGATAACGTGGAAGAAATCGCCGGCCACGGCCTGCGCGGCAAGGTGGACGGCCGCGACGTGCTGGCGGGCAACACCAAGCTGCTGGCCAAGTTCAACGTGGCCTACCCGGCCGAAGTCGACCAGGTGGTGGACAGCATCGTGGTGGCGGCCGTGAACGGCCAGTACGCCGGCTACCTCACCGTGGCCGACGCCCCGAAAGAGGACGCGGCCCGCGCCGTGCAGGAGTTGAAAGCCGACGGCATCACCAAGCTGGTCATGCTCTCCGGCGACAAGGACAGCATCGTGCAGCGCGTAGCCAAAGAACTGGGCATCACCGAAGCCCACGGCGGGCTGCTGCCCGAAGACAAGGCCAAATACGTGCAGCAGTACCTCACCGAGGGCCGTAAGCTGGCCTTCGTGGGCGACGGAGTGAACGATGCCCCGGTGGTGGCGCTGGCCGACGTGGGCATTGCCATGGGCGGGCTGGGCTCGGATGCCACCATCGAAACGGCCGACGTGGTGATTCAGACCGACCACCCCAGTAAGATTGCCACCGCCCGCCGCATCGCCCGCGCCACCCACAACGTGGTCTGGCAGAACATCTGGCTGGCCTTTATCGTGAAGGGCATCGTGCTGGCACTGGGGGCCGGCGGCGTGGCCACCATGTGGGAAGCCGTGTTTGCCGACGTGGGCGTGGCCCTGCTGGCCATTCTCAACGCCGTGCGGATTCAGCGCATGGACTTCACCAGCAAAGCAGCAAGCGCCAAACCATAG
- a CDS encoding HNH endonuclease has product MAKKHTNSSRKIAGIKLPARMKIDSLKTSIRRAFINTIVPEVRPTAAEEAAWRVQLGIAPLAVDSIGCMYCGQPATQFDHFRNLTATDGRPTGYITDIYNLVPCCSTCNSSKAGTRWKTWMTGNAANAPNKRLSATELADRVAVLDRFEVWSTPLATQLDVLALVGVTEWQQYEADVAAVVVLLQAARQRSDQFHLRLQQAYAEALMPTVQLNPAAASPTELH; this is encoded by the coding sequence ATGGCCAAGAAACACACCAACAGCAGCCGGAAAATCGCGGGCATCAAGCTGCCTGCCCGCATGAAAATAGATAGTTTAAAAACGTCTATCAGGCGGGCTTTTATCAACACCATCGTCCCAGAAGTCCGGCCCACGGCCGCCGAAGAGGCAGCTTGGCGAGTGCAATTGGGCATTGCCCCATTAGCAGTTGATAGCATCGGCTGCATGTACTGCGGCCAACCCGCCACGCAATTCGACCATTTCCGAAACTTAACTGCGACGGACGGCCGCCCCACTGGCTACATCACAGACATCTATAACCTAGTGCCGTGCTGTAGTACCTGCAACAGCTCTAAGGCGGGTACGCGCTGGAAAACATGGATGACGGGTAATGCCGCCAACGCGCCCAATAAACGACTTAGCGCAACCGAACTGGCAGACAGAGTGGCGGTGCTGGACCGGTTTGAGGTGTGGTCAACGCCGCTAGCGACGCAGCTCGATGTGCTGGCCCTTGTTGGAGTAACCGAATGGCAGCAGTACGAAGCTGATGTTGCCGCCGTGGTCGTGCTACTGCAAGCCGCTCGCCAACGCAGCGACCAGTTTCACCTTCGCTTGCAGCAGGCTTACGCCGAGGCGCTGATGCCGACCGTGCAGCTAAACCCAGCCGCTGCAAGCCCGACAGAGCTTCACTAA
- a CDS encoding efflux RND transporter periplasmic adaptor subunit has protein sequence MRYIPLSLVLLGLLSGCGSPEAPTEKEETTAAAPGGEAAEKGPADRVTLTTAEQQVGGVRLGSITQRPMSGGLKVNGVLDVPPENLVSVSAPLGGFVDRTDLLQGSRVRAGQVLAVIRNPDFVQLQQDYLETRSQLKLARAEYERQGELYRQEVAPQKNFQRAQAEYEALQVKTNAQAARLRLAGLPIGGAIVSTATLRAPKGGFVKAVNVSIGQSVTPTDVLFEIVNPEHLHVELTVFEKDIPQVKEGQLVRFSLGNDSLSRERTAHVYLISKSISSERTVRIHAHQDREDEQLLPGTFVRAVIETNRVTVPTLPEKAVVQYGAQSYVFVAADSAAAAGRATYRLVPVTRGVSEDGYTEFHLPAAEQGKPLRFVVEGAYALLGKLKNAEEEE, from the coding sequence ATGCGCTATATCCCCCTCTCCCTGGTGCTGCTCGGCCTGCTAAGCGGCTGCGGCTCCCCGGAAGCCCCCACGGAAAAAGAAGAAACGACCGCCGCCGCGCCCGGCGGGGAAGCGGCCGAGAAAGGCCCCGCCGACCGCGTCACGCTCACCACTGCCGAGCAGCAGGTGGGCGGCGTGCGCCTGGGCAGCATCACCCAGCGCCCCATGAGCGGGGGGCTGAAAGTGAACGGCGTGCTCGACGTGCCGCCCGAAAATCTGGTATCGGTCAGCGCCCCGCTCGGTGGCTTCGTGGACCGGACCGACCTGCTGCAGGGCTCGCGGGTGCGCGCCGGCCAGGTGCTGGCCGTCATCCGCAACCCCGATTTCGTGCAGCTGCAGCAGGACTACCTCGAAACCCGCAGCCAGCTTAAGCTGGCTCGCGCCGAGTACGAGCGGCAGGGCGAGCTTTACCGGCAGGAGGTCGCGCCCCAGAAGAACTTCCAGCGCGCCCAGGCCGAGTACGAGGCTCTGCAAGTGAAAACCAACGCCCAGGCCGCCCGCCTGCGCCTGGCCGGCCTGCCCATCGGCGGGGCCATCGTGAGCACGGCCACGCTGCGCGCGCCCAAGGGCGGCTTCGTGAAGGCCGTGAACGTGAGCATCGGCCAGAGCGTGACCCCCACCGATGTGCTGTTTGAAATCGTCAACCCCGAGCACCTGCACGTGGAGCTGACGGTGTTTGAGAAGGACATTCCGCAGGTGAAAGAGGGCCAACTGGTGCGCTTTTCCCTCGGCAACGACTCCCTCAGCCGCGAGCGCACCGCCCACGTCTACCTCATCAGCAAGTCCATCAGCTCCGAGCGCACCGTGCGCATCCACGCCCACCAGGACCGCGAGGACGAGCAGCTGCTGCCGGGCACCTTCGTGCGGGCCGTTATTGAAACCAACCGCGTCACCGTGCCCACGCTGCCGGAAAAAGCGGTGGTGCAGTACGGCGCCCAGTCCTACGTGTTCGTGGCCGCCGATTCGGCCGCCGCGGCCGGCCGGGCCACCTACCGTCTCGTGCCCGTGACGCGGGGCGTGAGCGAAGACGGCTACACCGAGTTTCACCTGCCGGCAGCCGAACAGGGCAAACCGCTCCGCTTTGTCGTAGAGGGAGCTTACGCCCTGCTCGGCAAGCTCAAAAACGCCGAGGAGGAAGAATAA